The Candidatus Bathyarchaeota archaeon genome includes the window AAGTTGAAGTTGATAGAGTCGATGACGTAAACATGAACGCCGTTGAAGTGTATCTCGGGCAAAATTATGCGCCAGGCTTTTTCGCCTGGATAATTCCGAAAAGAGACACGTCAGCTAAGGTGGGTTTAGCCACAAACATGGGGAACCCTCGAGAACATTTGCATCGATTCATACAAGACCACCCAGCGGCATCCAAAAAACTGAGAAAAAGTAAGATTACCCACCTTTCTTTCCACCCTATCTCACTGGGAGGCGCGATTCCTAAGACCTACTCAAATGGTCTTCTCATAGTAGGAGACGCAGCCTCGCAGGTGAAACCCACAACAGGCGGTGGCGTAATCTTTGGACTATTGTGTTCCGGGATTGCGGGGAAAGTTGCCTACGAGGCCTTACAGAACCACGATTTTTCCGAAGCTTTTCTGTCACATTATCAATCTAGATGGAAGGAACGGATAGGCTTCGATTTAGCTGCAATGCGTCAAATAAGGAAATTTCTGAACCGCCTGTCTGATGATAAAATTGACAAAATTATTGAGTTATGCGCAAGATTAGGGATAGATGCTGTTCTAGAGGAAGTTGGAGACTTGGACTTTCAAGGGGCGTCGCTGATTCGCATGATTCGGCGCCCATCAACGCTCGTCATAACGCTTTACTCCATTTTTTCAGCGCTTACTACATCAATCTAGAAGTAATAGATGAACATTTAAGCCTACATAAAATAATTGATGTGCAGGTTCAAAATGTCTGGATTCAAATATAAACAGGTCATTATCCTTCGAGTCGATTTAGGAATGAGTGAAGGAAAGATTGCGGCTCAGGCTGGGCATGCAGCAGTTTCCGCGGCTGAGAAAGCAAGGAAGAGAAATCCACACTGGTGGAGCACTTGGATGAAGGAGGGGCAATGTAAAATAGCTGTGAAAGCACGGTCTAAGCAAGAGCTTTTAGAGCTTGAGAAAAAAGCCAAGAAGCTGAAGCTGCCATCAGCGTTGATTACTGATATGGGATTAACTGAACTCCCACCAGACACTGTAACATGTTTAGGAATAGGACCTGCCCCATCGAACCAAGTGGACAAAATAACTGGTACCCTCAACCTTTTCTGAGGAGAAATCTTTGAACGTTCCTAGGTTGGAAAAACAGCTTGGAATAGAAGTTTATGCCTCTCCGTCACTCGGTATCGGTGGAAAAATTCGCCAGTTCTCTGAAGATTTTGTCGTCGAAGAGGTCTTGATTGACGGTTCAAAGGCTGAAATTTCGCCGATTGAAACTCAACAACTAGTAGGGAAAGGACGCTATCTCATTTGTGTGCTGGTTAAACGGGATTGGGATACGTTTCTTGCAGTGAGAAAAGTTGCAAGACGGTTGGGCATAAGTCCTAAGCGCATTCAAATAGCGGGCATAAAAGACGCTCATGCTCT containing:
- a CDS encoding NAD(P)/FAD-dependent oxidoreductase, which translates into the protein MLCGINLNDKFDAVVVGGGPCGSFSAFTMAKQGMNVIVCEEHKKIGVPTHCAGHLSLSGLKRLGLHLPSNVVENEFKGAVLYSPRGKEFSVRFNSPVTCVINRELFDKYLSNLAVKEGVQYLFGSRAESLVVDSGFVRGVAIRRERTKKTLASSLVIDAEGCSSVLLKKAGLQTLDCSMIVNAVQVEVDRVDDVNMNAVEVYLGQNYAPGFFAWIIPKRDTSAKVGLATNMGNPREHLHRFIQDHPAASKKLRKSKITHLSFHPISLGGAIPKTYSNGLLIVGDAASQVKPTTGGGVIFGLLCSGIAGKVAYEALQNHDFSEAFLSHYQSRWKERIGFDLAAMRQIRKFLNRLSDDKIDKIIELCARLGIDAVLEEVGDLDFQGASLIRMIRRPSTLVITLYSIFSALTTSI
- a CDS encoding peptidyl-tRNA hydrolase; the encoded protein is MSGFKYKQVIILRVDLGMSEGKIAAQAGHAAVSAAEKARKRNPHWWSTWMKEGQCKIAVKARSKQELLELEKKAKKLKLPSALITDMGLTELPPDTVTCLGIGPAPSNQVDKITGTLNLF